Within the Salinirubrum litoreum genome, the region CGAGAGTAAATCTGGGATGTCCGGCACCCGCTGGACACCGGTCTGGTCGAACGCCGCCCGCCAGGCGTCGTCGCTCCCGGTGAGCGACCCGGTGTGTGACAGCGTGGCCGCCTCGGCGAGGTCCGACCGCCCGACCTTGACCGTCAGAACCGGCGTCCCCTCGCGGGTCGCCCGTTCTGCGACGCGCATGAACCGGTCCGGGTCGTCGATGCCCTCGATGTACGTACAGATCACGTCGACCGTGTCGCGCTCTGCGAGATACGCGACGTAGTCGGTCAGTGTCAGGTCGGCCTCGTTGCCGGTCGAGACGATGTGGCTGAAGTGGAGGTCCCTGTCCGCCGCCCGCTCGAAGAAGGTCGTGAACGCCAGCGCCCCGGACTGGCTCACGAGACCGATCCGTCCGGGCGCCGGTTCGCGCGAACACGTCGAGGTGAGCGTCGCCCCCCGGGCGGCCATCACCCCGATGCAGTTCGGCCCGACGACGCGGATCCCGGTCTCGGCGGCCGCGTCGGCGAGCCGCGACTCCAGTTCGACGCCGTCGTCGTCTGCCTCGGAGAAGCCCGCTGTGAGAACGAGCGCAGTCGGGACGCCCCGGTCGCCCGCCGCCGAAACCACGTCGACGACGTACTCCCGGGGCACACTCACGACGGCCACGTCGACGGTCTCGGGGACGTCGTCGATGTCGTCGTAACACGCTCGACCCCAGACCTCGTCTCGACCGGGGTTGACGGGGTAGAGCGAACCGTCGAAGCCGTAGCCGAGGAGGTTCTCCACGAGGTTCCCGGAGTAAAACGAGTCGGGACTGGCACCGACGACGGCCACCGAGTCCGGGTCGAACAGCGGGTCGAGTGCCGGCACTGCCGGTGCGGCGTCCGGAGTCACCGGGTCGCTATCTGACATGACGTGTGATTCCCGACGACGGCGCCTGAACCTACTCCCGAAGGGCGACTATCTGTATCGTCATTTAAGTACTCGACTCCGAGAACGGTGAACGATCTGCCGGCTTTAGTAGGGGCTGTTCCCTGTGAGAGTGCATGACACGAGAGATCACAGCCGGGATCCACTGGATCTACGAAGCCGGGCCGGATCGAACAGCCTCGTGGGACGTAGCCGACCGCGATCCGGGGTGGTACGAGGCGGGACGGGAGGCGTACGTCCCCCAGTGTGCGTACCTCGTCGACGGCGGGGAAGAGACGCTCCTGTTCGATACACTCTCGCCGGCGAGCACCGACGAGATACTCGCCGCGATCGACGACCTCGTCGGCGACCGGGGTCTCGACTACCTCGTCGTCTCACACCCGGACGTCCCCCACGCCGGGAACACAGTCGCCATCCTCGAGGAGCATCCCGAGACGACGCTCGTCGCTCCCGGCTACGGCAACGACCACGAACTGTATCGCCTCGACGACGGGATTCACGTCACCGAGGGCGACCGGATCGACCTCGGTGATCGGACGGTCGAGTTCCACGAGGCGACCTTCCTCGACGCGCCAGTCTCGCTGTGGATGACGGAACGGGAGACAGAGACGCTATTTCCGGTCGACTGGATGGGGTTCATCCACCTGGACGAGGAGCGACTGGCCTTCGTCGACGAACTCGACGGGGAGTTCGACCCGAGCAGACTCGTCGAGTTCCACGGTCGCGTCCTGTTCTGGTACCAGTACGTCGACGTCGAGACGACGAACGCCGAGATCGACGCACTCGTCGAGAAGTTCGACCCGGAGATCATCGCGCCGGCACACGGACTCGTCATCCGCGAGGACGCGACCGACTACATGGAACTGATGAAAGACGTGACGCGCACGATCGACGACCAGGGACGCATCGGGACGCTCGGGTGATCAGATGACGGGACACACCACCACAGAGGGAGGCGAATCGACGGCACACACCACCACGGAGGGACGCGTATGACGGTCCAGATCGCGCCGGGCGTCGAGTGGCTCAACCAGTGTTACGAACACGAGGGGAGTCACGAGCACGTCTCGCTGTACCTCCTGCACGCGCCGGAGGGGACCGTCCTCGTCGACTCGGGGTCGTTCTACCACCGCGAGGAGATCACCGCCGCCGTCGACGAGGCGACCGGCGGCGAGGGCCCGGACGCCATCGTCCTCTCACACTCGGATTACCCCCACGCGGCGAACGTCTCGTCGCTGGGCGGTGACACGGAGGGCGTCGAACTCGTCGCGTCGTCGGCCTCGCCGGCCCAGCAGGGACTCCCGAACGCGCGCAAGTGCGACATCGGCGGCACACTGACGATACAGGGACGGGAGTTCAGCTTCATCGACCCACCGCTCGCCGACCGCTCGCACACGACCTGGATCTACGACCACGGCGACGGGGTGCTGTTCACTGCCGACGGCTTCGGCAACTACCACGACCCCGGCCAGTGTGACTACCGCTCTGGCGACTTCCCGGAGTCCACACCTGCCGAGCAGATCTACGAGTACCACCGCGACAACCTCGTGTGGCTCCGCTACGTCGCCCCGGAGAAGGTCGAGCGTACCCTCGAAGACATCTTCACGTCGTACGACGTCCGGGCCGTCGCACCGATCCACGGCAACCCGATCGAGGGCGAGGACCTCGACACCTACCGCGGCAGACTCAGCGAGGCGATGGAACGGATCGCGTCCGAGTACTCTGTCGGGTGAGCCCCCCGGAGCGTGCGAGGCGTCGACGGGGCTACCGGACTCCGGCGACTTCGGCCCGGCGCACGACGACCCGTGCGCGCTCGACCAACGGCGGGTCGATCATCTGCCCGTCGACGGTGAACACCCCATCGTCCGCCTCGCTGGCTCGCGACTGGCCGGCGAGCACTCGCTCGGCCCACTCGATCTCCTCGTCGGTGGGCGTGAACGCCTCG harbors:
- a CDS encoding MBL fold metallo-hydrolase; protein product: MTVQIAPGVEWLNQCYEHEGSHEHVSLYLLHAPEGTVLVDSGSFYHREEITAAVDEATGGEGPDAIVLSHSDYPHAANVSSLGGDTEGVELVASSASPAQQGLPNARKCDIGGTLTIQGREFSFIDPPLADRSHTTWIYDHGDGVLFTADGFGNYHDPGQCDYRSGDFPESTPAEQIYEYHRDNLVWLRYVAPEKVERTLEDIFTSYDVRAVAPIHGNPIEGEDLDTYRGRLSEAMERIASEYSVG
- a CDS encoding MBL fold metallo-hydrolase; translation: MTREITAGIHWIYEAGPDRTASWDVADRDPGWYEAGREAYVPQCAYLVDGGEETLLFDTLSPASTDEILAAIDDLVGDRGLDYLVVSHPDVPHAGNTVAILEEHPETTLVAPGYGNDHELYRLDDGIHVTEGDRIDLGDRTVEFHEATFLDAPVSLWMTERETETLFPVDWMGFIHLDEERLAFVDELDGEFDPSRLVEFHGRVLFWYQYVDVETTNAEIDALVEKFDPEIIAPAHGLVIREDATDYMELMKDVTRTIDDQGRIGTLG